One window of the Arthrobacter sp. D5-1 genome contains the following:
- a CDS encoding helix-turn-helix domain-containing protein translates to MNSTTFRRRPPQAKKEVWMEIRDPELIRRRRLAKRYTQRDVAHLARRSQAAVQQVETGKMKTISEAFAMGIAFALDCDWEDLFIDHEHTATPNVEGGTRNASHRTGARNVTPHPRRMHA, encoded by the coding sequence ATGAACTCAACAACGTTCCGCCGCCGCCCACCACAAGCCAAGAAGGAGGTCTGGATGGAAATCAGGGACCCGGAGTTGATCCGCCGCCGCCGCCTAGCCAAGCGATACACGCAACGCGACGTCGCCCATCTGGCTCGGCGCTCGCAAGCAGCCGTACAGCAGGTGGAGACGGGCAAGATGAAAACGATCTCCGAAGCATTCGCCATGGGCATCGCATTCGCCCTGGACTGCGACTGGGAGGACCTCTTCATTGACCACGAGCACACAGCCACGCCCAATGTGGAAGGTGGAACGCGAAACGCTTCTCACCGCACAGGCGCGCGAAACGTGACCCCTCACCCGCGCCGGATGCACGCATGA
- a CDS encoding ParB/RepB/Spo0J family partition protein, which yields MTPEFRMIPVADLVEHPQNPRDDLGDPQKLAELANDIAENGNTEALHVFPITEGENAGKFLLIAGHRRTEAARLGNVAELYARLRPDLDSLDKQLETMLRENTHREGLTPINEAKAIQAMLDCEGMSVKKVAKRIHRSETFIRSRAAMVKLPESAKSAIDAGRMTLEQSQIFDEFADDEEATAELTKNAGTTDWGFTVNRLRNAKVRKFKTAASEQLIKDLGIKTISSYDSYSSNKYSRDYDRDKTPGERVAEGQVAVLGSQGDLEWYQVKQTGKKQLTEAEIADKKRFKDIGAGLEQADALWLEHVERKISAAAGHFDRPEDAPAVLALRKSMFAGYSADRARATRVLGIGVTAEGGMTADVVAAVDARVDKLKLLQLAYLHAFLHLMKDSLHKPSTWHCKYEWDRTSLQKFLDTRREIFGYEVTAYEQEAIDYWDEKERAATAESSDNDEGWDLEDDDA from the coding sequence ATGACACCCGAATTCAGAATGATCCCGGTCGCGGATCTTGTAGAACACCCACAGAACCCGAGAGACGATCTTGGGGATCCGCAGAAGCTGGCCGAGCTGGCCAACGACATCGCGGAGAACGGCAACACGGAGGCCTTGCACGTCTTCCCGATCACCGAGGGCGAGAACGCAGGCAAGTTCCTACTGATCGCCGGACACAGAAGAACCGAGGCCGCCCGCCTAGGCAACGTGGCCGAGCTGTACGCCCGTCTCCGCCCGGATCTGGATTCCCTTGATAAGCAGCTCGAAACGATGCTGCGGGAGAACACCCACCGTGAGGGCCTGACCCCGATCAATGAGGCGAAGGCAATTCAGGCAATGCTCGACTGTGAGGGCATGTCGGTCAAGAAGGTGGCCAAGCGGATTCACCGCTCCGAGACGTTCATCCGTTCCCGCGCCGCTATGGTCAAACTCCCGGAGTCCGCGAAGTCGGCTATCGACGCGGGCCGGATGACGCTGGAGCAGTCACAGATCTTTGACGAGTTCGCAGACGACGAAGAGGCCACGGCCGAGCTGACGAAGAACGCCGGCACCACTGACTGGGGCTTCACAGTGAATAGGCTCCGAAATGCCAAGGTCAGGAAGTTCAAAACTGCCGCGTCGGAGCAGCTCATCAAGGACCTGGGAATCAAGACGATCAGCAGCTATGACTCCTACAGCTCCAACAAGTACAGCCGCGATTACGACCGGGACAAGACACCCGGTGAGCGCGTCGCTGAGGGCCAGGTTGCGGTCCTCGGCTCTCAGGGCGACTTGGAGTGGTACCAGGTCAAGCAGACCGGGAAGAAGCAGCTGACTGAAGCGGAGATCGCGGACAAGAAGCGTTTCAAGGACATCGGAGCTGGCCTGGAGCAGGCGGATGCTTTGTGGCTGGAGCACGTGGAGCGGAAGATCAGCGCTGCTGCGGGCCACTTCGACCGGCCTGAGGACGCCCCCGCAGTGCTCGCGCTCCGGAAGTCGATGTTCGCCGGGTACAGCGCCGACCGTGCCCGGGCCACTCGGGTGCTTGGCATAGGCGTCACGGCAGAGGGCGGGATGACTGCCGATGTGGTGGCCGCTGTTGACGCGCGAGTGGACAAGCTCAAGCTGCTGCAATTGGCGTATCTCCACGCTTTCCTGCACCTCATGAAGGACAGCCTGCACAAGCCGAGCACGTGGCACTGCAAATACGAGTGGGACCGCACCTCGTTGCAGAAGTTCCTGGACACCCGGCGGGAGATCTTCGGCTACGAAGTCACGGCCTACGAGCAGGAGGCCATCGACTACTGGGACGAAAAGGAAAGGGCAGCCACAGCCGAATCCTCCGACAACGACGAAGGGTGGGATCTCGAAGATGACGACGCATAG
- a CDS encoding DNA polymerase III subunit beta, which yields MTATATRPTTTTEPALADLSITATGTEWLRKLAAVGVAVSSRPPVPILSFVVLECHRGKATITGYDYSTSAVVKLNHEAVGTLHNAMALAPHSWLLRTIRVLTERKRDIPVTVAAKTLLGRPMITVTAAGFTIPRLHDVPISEYPVLPAHGELDSFEIDRRDLAGALDRAAIAVSRDETLPILTAIEVQCHGKSLTVQATDRYRLSSETLKLSREVQDFKFLLQAGTWKALAKHLNGEKITVGVLVSADFHGKDGGRSTVHLSSGDCAFTLTGVLGDYPKIRSLFDLDCGMQLDVNRRDLMDQVLVARELNDFNEPALLKIGPGSVTLSPTFSEGGSEAATPILLADTTNIDAADTAAYNPTFLLEALKAIKAEVVRFSFHNMVKPTCISPVVAKGDKPSTYRHLLMPVRLPRTLGGE from the coding sequence ATGACAGCCACCGCCACCAGACCCACCACTACCACCGAACCGGCGCTCGCCGATCTCTCGATCACTGCCACGGGCACTGAGTGGCTTCGCAAGCTCGCGGCCGTTGGCGTGGCGGTGTCGTCACGCCCTCCGGTGCCCATCCTCAGTTTTGTCGTGCTGGAGTGCCACAGGGGCAAGGCGACGATCACGGGCTATGACTACTCGACGTCGGCTGTGGTCAAGCTGAATCACGAAGCGGTTGGGACCCTTCACAATGCCATGGCGCTCGCTCCGCATTCCTGGCTGCTGCGGACAATCCGGGTTCTGACTGAGCGCAAGCGGGACATTCCGGTGACGGTGGCTGCGAAGACGCTGCTGGGCAGGCCCATGATCACGGTGACCGCCGCCGGCTTCACCATCCCGCGTCTTCACGACGTCCCGATCTCGGAGTACCCGGTTTTGCCAGCGCATGGGGAGTTGGACTCGTTCGAGATCGATCGCCGGGACTTGGCAGGGGCATTGGACCGTGCAGCGATAGCTGTCAGCCGTGACGAGACTCTTCCGATCCTGACGGCGATCGAGGTGCAATGCCACGGCAAGTCCCTCACCGTGCAGGCAACTGACCGCTACCGGCTCTCGTCCGAGACGTTGAAGCTGTCACGCGAAGTGCAGGACTTTAAGTTCCTCCTCCAGGCCGGCACATGGAAGGCTCTGGCAAAGCACCTCAACGGCGAGAAAATTACTGTTGGCGTCCTTGTTTCGGCTGACTTCCATGGAAAGGACGGCGGTCGTTCGACCGTCCACCTGTCTTCTGGCGATTGCGCGTTCACGCTCACCGGTGTGCTTGGCGATTACCCCAAGATCAGATCCCTATTTGATCTGGACTGCGGGATGCAGCTGGACGTCAATCGTCGGGACCTGATGGACCAAGTTCTGGTCGCTCGGGAGCTGAATGATTTCAATGAACCTGCGCTGCTGAAGATCGGCCCAGGCTCCGTAACCCTCTCGCCAACGTTCTCCGAAGGAGGGAGCGAGGCAGCCACGCCGATTCTGCTTGCTGACACGACCAACATCGACGCAGCCGATACTGCCGCCTACAACCCCACCTTCCTGCTGGAGGCATTGAAAGCGATCAAGGCCGAGGTGGTGCGCTTCTCCTTCCACAACATGGTCAAGCCGACTTGCATCTCTCCCGTCGTCGCCAAGGGCGATAAGCCCAGCACGTACCGCCACTTACTGATGCCGGTACGCCTGCCCCGCACTCTGGGCGGCGAGTAG
- a CDS encoding ASCH domain-containing protein: MTYIEAPALKAVTVKNPWAWCILHAGKDVENRSQSINHRGTLYIHAAKKDDEAGYENETFRQARDAAPLAVKNAVRLQGHVLGTVEVIGCHYSLDCKTADGYCSEWARPGMYHWELANPRPLACPFPEIGQLGLWNLAATA; the protein is encoded by the coding sequence ATGACCTACATCGAAGCGCCGGCATTGAAGGCCGTCACGGTCAAGAACCCGTGGGCGTGGTGCATCCTCCACGCGGGTAAGGACGTCGAGAACCGCTCACAGTCCATCAACCACCGCGGAACGCTCTACATCCACGCCGCAAAGAAGGACGACGAAGCTGGCTACGAGAACGAGACGTTCCGCCAGGCGCGGGACGCGGCCCCCTTGGCCGTCAAGAACGCCGTCCGCCTGCAAGGTCACGTCCTCGGAACCGTGGAAGTCATTGGCTGCCACTACTCCCTGGACTGCAAAACGGCCGATGGATACTGCTCCGAATGGGCGCGGCCCGGGATGTATCACTGGGAGCTGGCCAACCCGCGTCCGCTCGCGTGCCCGTTCCCCGAGATCGGACAGCTCGGCCTCTGGAATCTGGCGGCGACTGCATGA
- a CDS encoding DNA N-6-adenine-methyltransferase, with translation MGSHQSARAETTTWLTPHFVHEALGDFDLDPCAAPNWPTAGRHIILPEDGFAAEWSGRVWLNPPYGKEVWPWLGKLAAHGKGTALIFARTETAGFVEQVWKKATAVKFLWGRLHFHYPDGTRAPANCGAPSVLVAYGAIDAELLARSELAGTYLLIREDLS, from the coding sequence ATGGGATCTCACCAGTCAGCCCGCGCCGAAACGACTACGTGGCTTACTCCCCACTTCGTGCACGAGGCACTTGGTGACTTTGACCTCGATCCATGCGCGGCCCCGAACTGGCCAACGGCCGGACGCCACATCATCCTCCCGGAAGACGGGTTCGCTGCTGAGTGGAGCGGCCGGGTATGGCTCAACCCGCCATATGGCAAAGAGGTGTGGCCTTGGCTGGGGAAGCTCGCGGCGCACGGAAAAGGAACAGCGTTGATCTTCGCCCGCACGGAGACGGCCGGATTCGTGGAGCAGGTCTGGAAGAAGGCGACTGCCGTCAAGTTCCTTTGGGGACGTCTTCATTTTCACTACCCGGACGGCACTCGAGCGCCCGCCAACTGTGGTGCGCCGAGTGTACTGGTCGCTTACGGAGCGATTGATGCCGAGCTCTTGGCTAGGTCCGAGTTAGCAGGTACCTATCTGCTAATCCGTGAGGACCTCTCATGA
- a CDS encoding VRR-NUC domain-containing protein — protein MPTKRLSSHNSPSEDQLQESVLELAQYFGYELRYHNPDSRRSQAGFPDLVLGSLSRRRVLFRELKTTTGRVRPAQVICLKILKMAGLDADVWRPEDLKSGRIQRELRGDK, from the coding sequence ATGCCTACCAAACGACTTTCATCGCACAACTCACCATCAGAAGATCAGCTTCAAGAGTCAGTTCTGGAACTCGCTCAATACTTCGGATACGAACTGCGCTACCACAACCCAGATAGCCGGCGCTCACAGGCTGGCTTTCCGGATCTCGTCCTTGGCAGTTTGTCCAGGAGGCGTGTCCTGTTCCGGGAGCTGAAGACTACAACGGGCCGGGTGCGTCCTGCCCAGGTCATCTGCTTGAAGATTCTCAAGATGGCCGGCCTCGATGCTGACGTGTGGCGTCCCGAGGATCTGAAGAGCGGTCGAATCCAGCGAGAACTGAGAGGGGACAAATGA
- a CDS encoding P27 family phage terminase small subunit codes for MTAREQESSPELIEAPEHLPEPVADVWREIVASNDLAGKVDRAALETFCTLMARLREARDRIEEEGMVVTDPRGRVIPHPALAVERATAEQIRAWGDRFAPLVKPVRKRGYIADATAQSIAEAKHLEGPRFAGPVAALKTLAWMVDEAQRDSMEALQKAMTTTVPQYLKACAELQVTPASVPSGVGVVAPAPTEGEEPAEGEKSGVASVSDLQARARARRSG; via the coding sequence ATGACCGCTCGCGAGCAGGAAAGCTCTCCTGAACTTATAGAAGCACCCGAGCACCTTCCCGAGCCTGTGGCCGACGTCTGGCGAGAAATCGTCGCCAGCAACGACCTGGCCGGAAAAGTGGATCGCGCCGCGCTGGAAACCTTCTGCACCCTCATGGCTCGCCTCCGAGAAGCCAGGGACAGGATTGAAGAAGAGGGCATGGTGGTCACAGATCCCCGCGGCCGAGTCATTCCTCACCCGGCGCTCGCCGTGGAACGCGCCACGGCGGAGCAGATCCGTGCGTGGGGTGACAGGTTTGCGCCGCTGGTAAAGCCAGTCAGGAAGCGAGGCTACATAGCTGACGCAACCGCTCAGTCCATCGCGGAAGCCAAACACTTGGAGGGGCCTCGGTTCGCCGGTCCAGTGGCTGCTTTGAAGACGCTCGCCTGGATGGTCGATGAAGCCCAGCGCGACAGCATGGAAGCCCTCCAAAAGGCCATGACAACGACTGTGCCGCAGTACCTCAAGGCTTGCGCCGAGCTACAAGTAACTCCTGCTTCCGTGCCCTCGGGCGTCGGGGTGGTGGCTCCAGCACCTACGGAGGGCGAAGAGCCGGCCGAAGGCGAAAAGTCGGGGGTAGCAAGTGTCTCAGACCTCCAAGCTCGCGCCAGGGCACGCCGATCCGGTTAG
- a CDS encoding terminase large subunit, with product MSQTSKLAPGHADPVSGPNAVDPGDYYRQICHVPEPDQSGAKRKKIYGYAEPRICTPPLRALTPDTTLGYDVIDFARDVLGVDLYPWQKVLLCRMLELLPDGSLRFRTAVVLIARQNGKSTLSQVLALWFMIVWGWPLVMGTAQDLETAEEVWQGAVDLVEEDDELSKLLKKVVKVNGKKALELKAQDPKGKATDKTGSRYKVKAANRRAGRGFTGNLIMLDELREHQNWEAWGAITKTTMAQAEALILALSNAGDMTSIVLKYLRKMAHEAIGDPDGICEEIGASGPTALDVADLVEGDEDDLDEDELAEFEQDEDTLGLWEWSAPPGCDKRDRQGWAQGNPSLNWNPGFTERTIAAACRTDPEWVFRTEVLCQWSEGTLLGPFPPGSWDKGKNPLIVLDDGTKGVAEEHRIVPGSPVWAGIDQSHDRSMTYVAFGGYRADGKAQVEIVAGRHGSDWVKKWLMDDHRRPRIRSVAGQSKGAPISPLMESLTEDTEFTIPVTEWSGSDLTSGWADVFDSVRDVTVFHNPQPPLDTAAATAVVKVFSGGASIPDHRASPAEVAPLMAFTAAKWLMGRREIAPPPPPPPPVAVKAEEATHVADNVAHIGF from the coding sequence GTGTCTCAGACCTCCAAGCTCGCGCCAGGGCACGCCGATCCGGTTAGCGGCCCGAACGCGGTAGACCCGGGCGACTACTACCGCCAGATCTGCCATGTTCCGGAGCCGGATCAGTCCGGAGCCAAGCGGAAGAAGATCTACGGATACGCCGAGCCGCGGATCTGCACCCCACCGCTGCGTGCTCTGACTCCGGACACGACGCTTGGCTATGACGTCATCGACTTCGCTCGTGACGTGCTGGGCGTCGACCTGTATCCGTGGCAGAAGGTGCTGCTCTGCAGGATGCTGGAGCTGCTCCCCGACGGCTCACTGAGGTTCCGTACCGCCGTCGTGCTGATCGCCCGCCAGAACGGCAAGAGCACCCTCTCACAAGTGCTGGCGCTCTGGTTCATGATCGTCTGGGGCTGGCCCTTGGTCATGGGCACCGCCCAAGACCTCGAAACGGCAGAGGAAGTATGGCAAGGCGCCGTTGACCTCGTTGAAGAGGATGACGAGCTATCCAAGCTGCTCAAAAAGGTCGTCAAGGTCAATGGCAAAAAGGCGCTTGAACTAAAAGCCCAGGACCCCAAGGGCAAGGCCACCGACAAAACCGGCAGTCGCTACAAGGTCAAGGCCGCCAACCGGCGCGCCGGGCGCGGTTTCACCGGCAATCTGATCATGCTCGATGAGTTGCGCGAGCATCAGAACTGGGAAGCTTGGGGCGCGATCACCAAGACGACCATGGCGCAGGCCGAGGCGTTGATTCTGGCGCTATCCAACGCCGGCGATATGACGTCAATCGTCCTGAAGTATTTGCGAAAGATGGCACACGAAGCCATCGGCGACCCGGACGGCATCTGCGAGGAGATCGGAGCCTCGGGGCCAACCGCGCTCGACGTCGCTGACCTCGTTGAGGGCGATGAAGATGATCTCGACGAAGATGAACTGGCCGAATTTGAACAGGACGAGGACACTCTCGGTCTGTGGGAATGGTCGGCCCCTCCTGGTTGCGACAAACGGGACCGTCAAGGGTGGGCCCAAGGCAACCCATCGCTCAACTGGAACCCCGGATTCACCGAGCGCACCATTGCGGCCGCCTGCCGGACCGATCCTGAGTGGGTTTTCCGCACGGAAGTGCTTTGCCAGTGGTCCGAAGGCACGCTGCTGGGTCCATTTCCGCCCGGTTCATGGGACAAGGGCAAGAACCCGCTGATTGTCTTGGATGACGGGACTAAAGGTGTCGCTGAAGAACACCGCATCGTCCCGGGTTCGCCCGTATGGGCCGGAATTGACCAGTCACACGACCGGTCAATGACTTATGTGGCCTTCGGAGGCTACAGGGCAGACGGCAAAGCCCAGGTTGAGATCGTTGCGGGGCGTCACGGGTCGGACTGGGTCAAGAAGTGGCTCATGGACGACCATCGCCGCCCTCGAATCAGGTCCGTGGCTGGTCAGTCAAAGGGAGCCCCGATCTCGCCACTGATGGAAAGCCTGACCGAGGACACAGAGTTCACGATCCCCGTCACCGAGTGGTCCGGCAGCGACCTGACCAGTGGTTGGGCTGACGTTTTTGACTCTGTAAGGGACGTGACAGTTTTCCACAACCCACAGCCACCACTAGACACAGCTGCGGCAACTGCCGTGGTGAAGGTATTCAGCGGGGGCGCTTCCATCCCTGATCACCGCGCATCCCCTGCCGAGGTCGCACCGCTGATGGCCTTCACCGCAGCGAAATGGCTGATGGGACGCCGGGAAATTGCCCCTCCTCCCCCGCCACCACCACCTGTGGCCGTCAAGGCTGAGGAAGCAACTCACGTGGCAGACAACGTCGCCCACATCGGGTTCTAA
- a CDS encoding head maturation protease, ClpP-related, which translates to MTIHMLKPSAAQKPWFRMEAPADSNAADVYIYEMIDSWWGVDAAQFVREIAALDVETINLWVNSPGGSVYDGVAIMNALRRHKATVVATVDGMAASAASFIIQAADEVVMGQGAELMIHDAWTFAWGNAEALQKAAGDLDRISSTIAGIYAERAGGSVEEWREAMRAETWYTADEAVAAGLADRVAKAATKPNTEDASNRFDLSIFAHAGRRNAPAPAVNSRHERRPKLLSLVNGSALTAAAHMVEKAIPKPPAEPKDSTTPKEKGTDPMSAKLNQGLRERLGISADAELNEDELLDAVDEALAEQVTEPAPAASAAHAPGTVVLDAAQYEELRNDAADGRMARQQQLADERSALVNVAVQDGRIPPARREHWLNSLAADPGVAETLASLEKGLIPVASLGYTGGVEESTDEAVAYDHIFPKGA; encoded by the coding sequence ATGACTATCCACATGCTCAAGCCCTCCGCAGCGCAAAAGCCGTGGTTTCGTATGGAAGCCCCAGCCGACAGCAACGCGGCCGACGTGTACATCTACGAAATGATCGACAGCTGGTGGGGCGTCGATGCAGCGCAGTTCGTCCGCGAAATCGCTGCCCTCGACGTCGAGACCATCAACCTCTGGGTCAATTCCCCAGGCGGTTCGGTCTACGACGGTGTGGCCATCATGAACGCGCTCCGCCGGCACAAAGCAACCGTTGTAGCCACGGTGGACGGCATGGCAGCGTCGGCCGCGTCCTTCATCATCCAGGCAGCCGATGAAGTGGTCATGGGCCAAGGCGCGGAGCTCATGATCCACGACGCTTGGACATTCGCCTGGGGCAACGCCGAAGCCTTGCAAAAGGCAGCAGGAGACCTCGACCGCATCTCATCCACTATCGCCGGGATCTACGCAGAGAGGGCTGGCGGGAGCGTCGAGGAATGGCGCGAAGCCATGAGAGCCGAGACCTGGTACACCGCAGACGAAGCGGTGGCCGCGGGTCTCGCTGATCGAGTGGCCAAAGCCGCTACAAAGCCAAACACCGAGGATGCAAGCAACCGCTTCGACCTCTCCATCTTTGCCCACGCCGGCCGCCGGAACGCACCGGCACCGGCAGTCAACAGCCGCCACGAACGCCGGCCCAAGCTCCTCAGCTTGGTCAACGGCTCGGCACTCACCGCGGCAGCCCACATGGTCGAAAAGGCCATCCCGAAACCTCCGGCCGAGCCGAAGGACAGCACCACCCCCAAAGAGAAAGGAACCGACCCAATGTCGGCAAAACTGAACCAGGGGCTCCGTGAGCGGCTCGGCATCTCCGCCGACGCGGAACTCAACGAAGACGAACTTCTGGACGCCGTGGACGAGGCGCTGGCTGAGCAGGTAACCGAACCGGCTCCTGCCGCGTCTGCTGCCCACGCTCCGGGCACCGTGGTGCTGGACGCGGCTCAGTACGAGGAACTCCGCAACGATGCCGCGGACGGGCGGATGGCTCGCCAGCAGCAGCTCGCTGACGAACGTTCCGCGCTCGTGAATGTGGCCGTGCAGGACGGGCGTATCCCGCCGGCACGACGCGAGCATTGGCTCAACTCTCTCGCCGCTGACCCGGGCGTCGCTGAAACTCTGGCGAGCCTTGAGAAGGGCCTCATCCCCGTGGCCAGCCTGGGCTACACGGGCGGCGTGGAGGAATCCACCGATGAAGCCGTTGCCTACGATCACATCTTCCCGAAGGGGGCCTAA
- a CDS encoding capsid cement protein: MGQYLPLFRPGQTVTFGVTTAVTGGHPVEVGSADRSVAPAGAASTKVVGVAGHDAAVGDKVTVEVNKTVHLLTASGAVTRGQRLEAAGAGKVRTLAAGTAYYIALTSAADGAAVEALEL; the protein is encoded by the coding sequence ATGGGTCAGTACCTGCCCTTATTCCGCCCAGGCCAAACGGTGACCTTCGGTGTAACCACCGCTGTCACCGGTGGCCATCCTGTCGAGGTCGGCTCTGCTGACCGCTCTGTTGCTCCCGCTGGAGCAGCATCCACGAAAGTGGTGGGCGTTGCCGGTCATGATGCCGCTGTCGGCGACAAGGTGACTGTCGAGGTCAACAAGACAGTTCACTTGCTCACTGCTTCTGGAGCGGTCACGCGCGGCCAGCGGCTGGAAGCTGCTGGCGCTGGCAAGGTTCGCACCTTGGCCGCCGGCACGGCGTACTACATCGCGCTCACCTCTGCTGCTGACGGCGCTGCCGTCGAAGCTCTTGAACTCTAA
- a CDS encoding Gp19/Gp15/Gp42 family protein: protein MADDLADIPTIEKAWRPLNTAEKPKAEYYLGMASRAIRRRWPDVDQRIANDADRLTAEDVSDVVVQMVLSAVDRPPVRGAKSFSEGVGPMSRSATLLAGSTNPSEIEAWMAEVFEGRSIALPVFHSPPSGNYEGLFIWPEGRC, encoded by the coding sequence ATGGCTGACGATCTGGCAGACATACCGACGATCGAAAAGGCGTGGCGCCCACTCAATACTGCCGAAAAGCCAAAGGCTGAGTACTACCTGGGCATGGCGTCACGTGCGATCCGTCGCCGCTGGCCTGATGTGGACCAGCGCATCGCGAACGATGCAGACAGGCTTACAGCTGAGGACGTGTCTGACGTTGTAGTGCAGATGGTCCTCAGCGCGGTGGACAGACCGCCCGTGCGGGGCGCTAAGTCCTTCTCCGAAGGCGTCGGTCCCATGTCGCGATCAGCAACCCTGCTGGCCGGAAGCACGAACCCATCGGAGATCGAGGCATGGATGGCGGAAGTATTCGAAGGGCGCAGCATCGCCCTTCCCGTATTCCACTCGCCGCCGTCCGGGAACTACGAAGGCCTCTTTATCTGGCCGGAAGGGCGGTGCTGA